A genomic stretch from Plasmodium brasilianum strain Bolivian I chromosome 9, whole genome shotgun sequence includes:
- a CDS encoding SUMO-activating enzyme subunit 1 → MGNNEEWEKEKIYDRQLRLWGVKAQNRMLKSSVLIIGLSGINIEICKNLILNGINLTIIDDNIVDEEMIENIFFLNELDINNYVCLSIFKELKSINQLIDIKAYIGRMDISNDKIILEKELIYKKEEDIKYEEKEQCVAIEEYIANYTSVCISCEEYPLYKLININELCHQKNIGFFAPMCNGKFAFLFSDFGNHVIEESYYKMKTNSNVVNSSNKKSDESYYEKSKDDEKNKQTCIEINYCKLSHFLKVPFENFDKKTNKIIFLIFALILFEEHKKFNKDNKEIDEQEFYNFCNNYKLPNNKQNLREISKTYKVTFSPSCSIMGGVTAQEIRKFVSKQHESIPNFCVFDMNQNVVCTSMIS, encoded by the coding sequence ATGGGAAATAATGAGGAATGggagaaggaaaaaatttacGATCGTCAGTTGAGGTTATGGGGTGTGAAGGCACAAAACCGTATGTTGAAATCCAGTGTGTTAATCATTGGATTAAGTGGtataaatattgaaatatgtaaaaatctTATTTTGAATGGCATAAATTTAACCATAATTGATGACAACATTGTTGATGAGGAAATgatagaaaatattttttttctgaacgaacttgatataaataattatgtttgtttatctatttttaaagaattaaaaagtataaatcaGTTAATAGATATTAAGGCTTATATTGGACGAATGGATATTTCAAATGATAAGATTATTCTTGAGaaagaattaatatataaaaaagaagaggatataaaatatgaagaaaaagaacaatGTGTGGCAATAGAAGAGTATATAGCTAACTACACTTCGGTATGTATTTCCTGTGAAGAGTACcctttatataaattaataaatataaatgagtTATGccatcaaaaaaatattggtTTCTTTGCACCTATGTGCAATGGGaaatttgcttttttattttcagaCTTTGGAAATCATGTAATTGAGGAATcgtattataaaatgaaaacaaacaGTAATGTAGTTAACAGTAGCAATAAGAAGAGTGATGAAAGTTATTACGAAAAAAGTAAGgatgatgaaaaaaacaaacaaacctGTATTGAAATAAATTACTGTAAATTgtctcattttttaaaagtaccttttgaaaattttgataagaaaacaaataaaataattttccttatttttgcCTTAATATTGTTTGaggaacataaaaaattcaataaaGACAATAAAGAAATTGATGAACAGGAATTTTATAACTtctgtaataattataaattaccAAATAATAAGCAAAATTTAAGAGAAATTTCCAAAACGTACAAGGTTACCTTTTCTCCGTCCTGCTCAATCATGGGTGGTGTAACTGCACAGGAAATTCGAAAATTTGTATCAAAGCAACATGAGTCTATTCCGAATTTCTGCGTTTTTGACATGAACCAGAATGTCGTTTGTACGTCCATGATTTCGTGA
- a CDS encoding apicoplast import protein Tic20, with the protein MIKLLIIHILIYFLLITNVLSFQNSQKGKVYNVTKISSKSYATWTNADNKKSVKLFYSLKKNNRTNNSTQKYQINASLKEKINLIFHGESDITMLDKLIASTSYILPFMDAIQAFVMPLINILPISLHKYLFQIEKINQIYSSIPFLSFVTFMGLYFFFVKENKFKFHYFIRASYYPCSVMH; encoded by the exons ATGATTAAacttttaataattcatatattaatatattttctattaattaCGAACGTATTGTCTTTTCAAAATtcacaaaaaggaaaagtttATAATGTAACAAAAATCAGCTCGAAAAGTTATGCTACGTGGACAAATGCagataacaaaaaaagtgtaaaattattttattccttaaagaaaaataatagaacaaATAATAGCACACAAAAATATCAAATTAATGCTtctttaaaggaaaaaattaatttaatatttcatgGAGAAAGTGATATAACAATGTTAGACAAGCTTATAGCCTCCACTAGTTATATTCTTCCTTTTATGGATGCTATTCAA GCCTTCGTCATGCCACTCATAAACATCCTTCCAATTTCTCTACACAA ATATTTATTCCAAATTGAGAAAATAAACCAGATATACTCCTCCATTCCGTTTTTATCATTTGTTACATTTATGggtttatatttctttttcgttaaggaaaataaattcaaatttcattattttattag AGCCTCATATTATCCATGTTCGGTTATGCATTAG
- a CDS encoding ras-related protein Rab-6, with protein MDEFQNSGLNKYKLVFLGEQAVGKTSIITRFMYDTFDNNYQSTIGIDFLSKTLYLDEGPVRLQLWDTAGQERFRSLIPSYIRDSAAAIVVYDITNRQSFENTTKWIQDILNERGKDVIIALVGNKTDLGDLRKVTYEEGMQKAQEYNTMFHETSAKAGHNIKVLFKKIATKLPNLENTNNNETNVVDIQLTNNSSTNDKSMLSKCLC; from the exons ATGGATGAATTTCAGA ACTCAGGATTAAATAAGTATAAGCTTGTATTTTTAGGAGAA CAAGCCGTTGGCAAAACATCCATAATTACAAGATTTATGTATGATACCtttgataataattatcAG tccACCATTGGCATTGATTTTCTGAGTAAAACTTTGTATTTGGATGAAGGACCTGTACGACTGCAGCTGTGGGATACAGCAGGTCAGGAGAGATTTCGAAGTTTGATACCAAGTTATATTAGAGATTCAGCTGCAGCTATTGTTGTGTATGATATTACAAATAGACAATCATTTGAAAATACAACAAAATGGATACaagatattttaaatgaaagaGGTAAAGATGTTATAATTGCATTAGTAGGAAATAAAACAGATTTAGGTGATCTTAGAAAAGTAACATATGAAGAAGGTATGCAGAAAGCACAAGAATATAATACCATGTTTCACGAAACAAGTGCCAAAGCAggacataatataaaagttttatttaaaaaaattgcaacGAAATTACCAAATTTAGAGAATaccaataataatgaaaCGAATGTTGTTGATATACAACTGACTAATAATTCATCTACTAATGATAAAAGTATGTTAAGCAAATGTTTATGTTAA
- a CDS encoding hypothetical protein (conserved Plasmodium protein), which produces MTSIGSLKNKVKSAISRTVSLNKQICEKNKYGGYMYNENMCNRKGKYVNSKSGEKKINCKSSGILIRPSCSNQTYNLNTHNFSVEIGYSKIRKKRENFSDNISSNIKDNIYNFNSNNINNTRNINNNNNFNGNSDNNERGKSKRDDIHSSMIHFSRENPSSENAFNKKNKFLKTKCILKKINGEIKELNVKDIKTKLPNYVPYHQKTDSVTTSVFKNKKTFSSTPTTIESITNLPIVYDNVHMNTDLVKKCRQASQNKLSILRNCNWSNKILSKIKLPVGKNLNSQSVTNTRLKRGEFQNSYNEYLQNISGPTFNPLSNNVRSVSCHHISYCNDNNKEQNTIRSVSQKLIFCNTEVVYDTPVGEAKFRGFQDDLIKLESVQKKDALLFHSSQVKLVKSVVTPDMDSLKENLTGMVLKHSKNMILSKLKSIKNNNHNNFQYRHNSSTRKSILKNKAKISKWNSTNSRGNSESHLSDRVEKEEVCSYDHPYSLEDYNEKLNNSKKLSCNEGVPLFGNSAQDVTVERLLAEKPKIKSIQKKKCIEKISCYKVIHKSDDFISIYKNEGERTRNEPCIDVSSLLCKPGYVGNYLCESNSTKNYCHAMEEDDEIANEKKKKNYNNNNNNSNSNNKKKNNSNKSDNNNSSNKSDNNNNSEVDNNLTSTNNYELNEKLQIDEYEHIQEEYNTQYNFENDEILYHLRKAVICSPTLNLDLQYITLFDEIL; this is translated from the exons atgacAAGTATTGGCAGCCTAAAAAACAAAGTGAAATCGGCAATTTCACGAACTGTATCATTGAACAAGCAAATATGtgaaaagaacaaatatggtggatatatgtataacgAGAATATGTGCAATAGAAAAGGGAAATACGTAAACAGTAAGTCAGgcgagaaaaaaataaattgcaaAAGTAGTGGCATATTAATCCGACCAAGTTGTAGTAACCAAACTTATAATTTGAACACTCACAATTTTTCAGTTGAAATTGGGTATAgcaaaataagaaaaaaaagagaaaattttagtgataatattagtagtaatataaaggataatatatataattttaatagcaataacattaataatactcgtaatattaataataacaataatttcAATGGTAATAGTGATAATAACGAACGaggaaaaagcaaaagaGACGATATTCACTCAAGCATGATACACTTCTCACGAGAAAATCCCTCTTCCGAAAATGCATTCAATAAGAAGAATAAATTCCTTAAAACGAagtgtattttaaaaaaaataaacggggaaataaaagaattaaacgtgaaagatataaaaacaaaattaccTAACTATGTGCCTTATCATCAGAAAACAGACAGCGTTACAACGTctgttttcaaaaataaaaagactTTTTCTTCTACACCCACTACTATAGAAAGTATAACTAACCTACCTATCGTGTACGATAATGTCCACATGAACACAGACTTAGTAAAAAAATGCAGACAAGCTTCACAAAATAAACTCTCCATTCTGAG AAATTGTAACTGGAGCAATAAAATCCTTTCAAAAATCAAACTACCAGTTGGAAAAAACCTTAACAGTCAATCAGTTACAAATACAA ggCTAAAACGTGGGGAGTTTCAAAATTCATACAAtgaatatttacaaaatatatcagGACCAACTTTTAACCCGTTATCAAATAACGTGAGAAGTGTAAGTTGTCATCATATTAGTTATTGTAACGATAATAACAAAGAGCAAAATACTATTAGATCGGTCTCACAAAAActaatattttgtaatacCGAAGTAGTCTATGATACACCAGTAGGGGAAGCAAAGTTTCGTGGTTTTCAAGATGACCTTATCAAACTTGAGTCTGTTCAG AAAAAAGATGCTTTGTTGTTTCATTCATCTCAAGTCAAGCTCGTCAAAAGTGTTGTAACTCCTGATATGGATTCATTAAAAGAGAATTTAACAGGGATGGTTTTAAAGCACTCAAAAAATATGATCTTGAGCAAGTTAAAAA gcataaaaaataataaccacaataattttcaatatagGCATAATTCCTCAACAAGAAAAAGcatcttaaaaaataaggcaAAAATTTCCAAATGGAATTCTACAAACAGTAGAGGAAACAGTGAGTCTCACCTTAGCGACAGAGTCGAAAAGGAAGAAGTATGTTCATATGATCACCCCTATTCGCTAGAggattataatgaaaaattaaataattctaaaaaattatcatgtAATGAAGGTGTACCTTTATTCGGGAATAGTGCACAGGATGTAACAGTTGAGAGA ctTCTAGCAGAAAaaccaaaaataaaatcaattcaaaaaaaaaaatgtatcgAAAAAATAAGTTGCTACAAGGTAATACACAAAAGTGATGATTtcataagcatatataaaaacgaAGGTGAGAGAACGAGGAATGAACCATGTATCGATGTGTCTAGTCTGTTGTGCAAACCAGGATATGTaggaaattatttatgtgaGTCAAATTCAACAAAGAATTATTGTCATGCTATGGAAGAGGATGACGAGATTGCAA atgaaaaaaaaaaaaaaaattacaataacaacaacaataatagtaacagtaataataagaagaaaaataacagtaacaaaagtgataacaataatagcagtaacaAAAGTgacaacaataataacagtgaagttgataataatttaacGTCTACTAATAACTACGAGTTGAATGAGAAATTACAAATAGAtgaatatgaacatatacaaGAGGAGTATAATACACAGTacaattttgaaaatgatgaaatttTATACCATCTAAGAAAAGCTGTAATATGTTCACCTACACTTAATCTTGACTTACAGTATATTACACTTTTCGATGAAATACtataa
- a CDS encoding coatomer subunit gamma, protein MLKPLIMKEKLQRNLLKDSKYEDDKSFLNPHEGDKASILQETRVFSSYPLNTQKCLQILTKILYLINKGEDSLTPQECTDIFFSITKLFQSNNEILRRMIYLLIKNLPVNDKEIFIVTSSLTKDMNSANDCYRANAIRVLSKIIDYSMATQIERYLKTAIVDKNPFVSCSALLCGLNLYANTSCDIVKKWTNEISECTNSKNAMIQFHALTLLCSIKCQDKLALEKIISTYAKGSNNPSGSLASCLLIKYASYLIYCTEVEGDMGNASGVNNIGNVSSVGAYSSSNAHNNITMRSSSPMYNIHDYTKNSKNQLIHPTTKVCFDYLKICLKSKDIIILFECVKCIFDLAIYDIAGRNTTTVFNIDILNECIKICQLFLLSTKIVDKFSIIRQINKLAHHRPLVMSKLNSDIENLLVDSNKSICVLAFTTLLKTGDESNIDKLLNQINNYMSGDNSFFKIQIIEEVKNLCFIYPSKCNIILNFLSNNIRDEESYQFKSNTIDAIILIISQIPHSEETAILQLCEFIEDCEYNSLLLRVIRFLLLHIPKTRNPAKYIRYIYNRLILENATIRVDGMYALFHIALKCTENCKDILFLLKCLLADNDDEVRDRTNFFYYMLKEKIIDLELASTTNVHGDSNLPGSCTDEQITPQEKEANAVKEADVDAAESENMQQKDKQAIPLIDELLSNEEPSNVEALLYYITNHLENNKNEEFQYENIKDEITKMNDTNKDALSSTHSKRKSSYSENLNNTNTLTKNLEQTTDSVYLENVSPFIEKYNMGNIKIITKSTALTESEAEYTVSVKKYIYDNHVILEFLIQNTLTEQILSNVNLQINTYDNKWIILEKTAIQNLYYNSPQNLYVLLGKGSCFTQAEIINYNGSNDNGNDNNSSNFNGNNEPNVYNVTQIFQISLHFLTKDNEMDEGFPDSYSINPFSIQITDFINPKILRNGEFKHVWESMDNLNSESVSKFSLNFENIQLAVVGLLNTLNMMACDNTDIVENNSTNHNMLLSAKFLNESNVLCKASLILSQQYGCLLKIICRSKSRQLSEHILKSLE, encoded by the coding sequence ATGCTAAAACCACTTATcatgaaagaaaaattgcAAAGGAATTTGTTAAAAGACTCAAAATATGAAGATGATAAATCATTTTTGAATCCCCATGAAGGGGACAAAGCGAGTATACTACAAGAAACAAGAGTTTTCTCAAGTTATCCAttaaatacacaaaaatgtttacaaattttaacaaagatattatacttaataaataaaggtGAAGACAGTTTGACACCTCAAGAATGtacagatatattttttagtatcacaaaattatttcaatCCAATAATGAGATATTAAGAAGAATGATTTATCTactgataaaaaatttgccAGTAAATGACaaggaaatatttattgtCACAAGCTCATTAACAAAAGATATGAATTCTGCCAATGATTGTTATAGAGCTAATGCTATAAGGGTGTTGAGTAAAATTATTGACTATTCCATGGCAACACAAATAGAACGATATTTAAAAACAGCTATAGTTGATAAGAATCCTTTTGTTTCTTGTTCAGCATTACTTTGTggtttaaatttatatgctAACACATCTTGTGATATAGTTAAAAAATGGACAAATGAAATTAGTGAATGTACTAATAGCAAAAATGCCATGATTCAGTTCCATGCCTTAACCTTACTATGCTCTATAAAATGTCAAGATAAACTTgctttagaaaaaataattagtaCTTATGCTAAGGGATCCAATAACCCTTCCGGTTCTTTAGCTAGTTGTCTATTGATCAAATACGCATCTTATTTGATATACTGCACGGAGGTGGAGGGTGATATGGGCAATGCTAGTGGGGTGAACAACATAGGAAATGTTAGCAGTGTTGGTGCATACAGTAGCAGTAACGCTCATAATAACATCACCATGCGTAGCAGTAGTCCcatgtataatatacatgACTACACAAAAAACAGCAAAAATCAGTTAATACACCCAACGACGAAAGTATGCTTCgattacttaaaaatatgtctAAAAAGCAAAgatataataattctttttgaGTGTGTTAAGTGCATATTTGATTTGGCTATATATGATATTGCTGGAAGAAACACAACTACAGTATTTAATATTGATATATTGAATGaatgcataaaaatatgtcAACTGTTTTTACTCTCTACAAAAATTGTAGATAAGTTTAGTATAATAagacaaataaataaattagcTCACCATAGACCTCTTGTTATGTCAAAGCTTAATTCAGATATAGAAAACTTACTAGTTGATAgtaataaaagtatatgtGTTCTAGCATTTACtacattattaaaaacaGGAGATGAATCAAATATAGATAAATTACTAAatcaaattaataattatatgagTGGTGATaatagtttttttaaaatacaaattattgaagaagtaaaaaatttatgttttatttatcctagtaaatgtaatattattctaaatttcttatcaaataatataagagATGAAGAATCTTATCAATTCAAATCAAATACAATTGATgctattatattaataataagtCAAATACCTCACTCAGAAGAAACAGCTATATTACAGCTATGTGAATTTATTGAAGATTGTGAATATAACTCTCTACTTCTTAGAGTTATAAGATTTTTACTATTACACATACCTAAAACTAGGAACCcagcaaaatatataagatatatttataacagaCTCATTCTTGAAAATGCTACTATTCGAGTTGATGGGATGTATGCCTTATTTCATATTGCTCTAAAGTGTACTGAAAATTGTAAagatatattgtttttactAAAATGCTTATTAGCTGATAATGATGATGAAGTCAGGGATCGAACCAACTTTTTCTATTACATGCTGAAGGAGAAAATTATAGATTTGGAGTTGGCCTCTACTACAAACGTTCATGGTGATAGCAATCTACCCGGTAGTTGTACGGATGAGCAAATAACCCCTcaagaaaaagaagcaaaTGCAGTAAAAGAAGCAGATGTAGATGCAGCAGAATCAGAAAATATGCAGCAAAAAGACAAACAAGCCATACCATTGATAGACGAGCTGCTATCGAACGAAGAACCCTCGAATGTAGAAGCTCTCCTCTACTACATAACCAATCACCTAGAGAACAATAAGAATGAAGAATTTCAGtacgaaaatataaaagacgAAATAACTAAAATGAATGATACAAATAAAGATGCTCTTTCGTCTACTCactcaaaaagaaaaagctcATACtcagaaaatttaaataatacaaacaCTTTAACAAAGAATCTTGAACAAACAACAGATTCAgtatatttagaaaatgtATCACcttttatagaaaaatataatatgggtaacataaaaattattacaaagTCAACTGCTTTAACAGAAAGTGAAGCAGAATACACGGTttctgtaaaaaaatatatatatgataatcaTGTAATACTTGAATTTCTTATTCAAAATACACTAACTGAACAAATTTTATCAAATGTAAACTTACAAATAAACACTTATGATAACAAGTGGATCATTCTTGAAAAAACAGcaattcaaaatttatattataattcccCCCAAAATTTATACGTCCTCCTGGGAAAAGGTTCTTGCTTTACTCAGGCAGAAATTATTAACTATAATGGAAGTAACGACAATGGCAATGataataacagtagtaaTTTCAATGGCAACAACGAGCCAAACGTTTATAATGTTACTCAGATTTTTCAAATTTCTTTGCATTTTCTAACCAAAGACAACGAAATGGATGAAGGTTTTCCAGACTCATATTCTATTAACCCATTTAGTATACAAATAACAGATTTTATTAATCccaaaattttaagaaatggTGAATTTAAACATGTATGGGAAAGTATGGACAATTTAAATTCTGAATCGGTCAGCAAATTTAGcctaaattttgaaaatatccAGCTAGCTGTGGTAGGAttattaaatacattaaaCATGATGGCATGTGACAACACAGATATTGTAGAAAATAACTCAACAAATCATAATATGCTCCTATCAgccaaatttttaaatgaatcgAATGTTTTATGTAAAGCTTCTCTAATACTGTCACAACAGTATGGATGCTTgttgaaaattatatgtagATCTAAGAGTAGGCAGCTGTCAGAACATATCTTAAAATCCCTCGAATAG